In Elaeis guineensis isolate ETL-2024a chromosome 1, EG11, whole genome shotgun sequence, a genomic segment contains:
- the LOC105032324 gene encoding F-box/FBD/LRR-repeat protein At1g13570 isoform X3 → MVFKSLSSIHGMMRENLVSSCPLLEILWLSNFNGCTHLKIHAPKLLALSIFGFFEDLHLQTPNLVVATLALDVKAGQHVASGTKSNLIQALSSIPAIKMLELGEYFVEYLAVGSLPEKLPTTFNCLRKLTVDIDLGVLEQTMAALCLFQNAPNLEELELWQALEETPMVPAGKFWKLNVDQRLPFKHLRNVCLYYFLDLEAHFEFVKFVLSTAPGLKKMTLRSHDCPDESKVLRKLLQFPRASKQAQVMYI, encoded by the exons ATGGTATTCAAGAGTTTGTCTTCAATTCATGGTATGATGAGAG AGAACTTGGTTTCAAGCTGCCCACTTTTGGAGATTTTGTGGCTATCAAACTTCAATGGGTGTACTCATCTCAAGATTCATGCGCCAAAGCTCCTAGCATTGAGTATTTTTGGTTTCTTTGAAGATCTCCATCTACAAACTCCAAATTTGGTTGTTGCAACCCTTGCACTAGATGTAAAAGCTGGCCAACATGTAGCAAGTGGAACAAAAAGCAATCTGATCCAGGCTCTTTCTTCTATACCTGCGATTAAAATGCTAGAATTAGGTGAATACTTTGTAGAG TATTTGGCTGTTGGATCTTTGCCAGAAAAGCTTCCCACGACATTCAATTGTTTAAGGAAACTCACAGTGGACATAGATCTTGGAGTTCTAGAGCAGACAATGGCAGCACTTTGCTTGTTTCAGAATGCCCCGAACTTAGAAGAACTTGAGTTATGG CAAGCATTAGAAGAAACTCCAATGGTCCCTGCTGGAAAATTCTGGAAATTGAATGTGGATCAGAGACTTCCATTCAAGCACCTTCGAAATGTGTGCCTCTATTATTTTTTGGACTTGGAAGCTCACTTTGAATTTGTGAAATTTGTACTCAGCACTGCACCGGGGCTTAAAAAAATGACTTTAAGAAGTCATGATTGCCCGGATGAGTCAAAAGTCCTGAGGAAGTTGCTGCAGTTTCCAAGAGCATCAAAGCAAGCTCAAGTCATGTATATATGA
- the LOC105032324 gene encoding F-box/FBD/LRR-repeat protein At1g13570 isoform X1 has product MINMNNSQSERRARPALNLDMISSLPKDILDKILMCLPLRDAIQTSFLSRTWRHAWTSMPALLFIDDSIPSTGSNANFLSFVDRVLLLHNGPILKFHLVSSCCCEVAIDRWMLVLSRNGIQEFVFNSWYDERYKVPSTLFFCQELKHVGLSNCIFEPPQMFKGFSLLSSLKLNQTTLTDIGLENLVSSCPLLEILWLSNFNGCTHLKIHAPKLLALSIFGFFEDLHLQTPNLVVATLALDVKAGQHVASGTKSNLIQALSSIPAIKMLELGEYFVEYLAVGSLPEKLPTTFNCLRKLTVDIDLGVLEQTMAALCLFQNAPNLEELELWQALEETPMVPAGKFWKLNVDQRLPFKHLRNVCLYYFLDLEAHFEFVKFVLSTAPGLKKMTLRSHDCPDESKVLRKLLQFPRASKQAQVMYI; this is encoded by the exons ATGATAAATATGAATAACTCACAATCTGAAAGGAGGGCTCGTCCTGCCCTAAATCTGGATATGATTAGCAGCCTGCCAAAAGATATTCTAGACAAAATCCTCATGTGTTTACCACTGAGGGATGCCATTCAGACAAGCTTCTTATCAAGGACGTGGAGGCATGCATGGACTTCAATGCCAGCATTGCTGTTTATTGATGACTCTATTCCATCTACTGGTTCGAATGCCAATTTTCTCTCATTTGTCGATCGGGTTCTCTTACTCCATAATGGCCCAATCCTGAAGTTTCATCTTGTGAGTAGTTGCTGTTGCGAGGTGGCTATTGATCGATGGATGCTTGTCTTATCAAGAAATGGTATTCAAGAGTTTGTCTTCAATTCATGGTATGATGAGAGGTACAAGGTTCCTTCTACTCtattcttttgccaagaattgaAACATGTGGGGCTGTCTAATTGTATATTTGAACCGCCTCAAATGTTCAAAGGCTTTAGCTTGTTAAGTTCTCTGAAACTCAACCAGACTACACTCACTGACATTGGATTAGAGAACTTGGTTTCAAGCTGCCCACTTTTGGAGATTTTGTGGCTATCAAACTTCAATGGGTGTACTCATCTCAAGATTCATGCGCCAAAGCTCCTAGCATTGAGTATTTTTGGTTTCTTTGAAGATCTCCATCTACAAACTCCAAATTTGGTTGTTGCAACCCTTGCACTAGATGTAAAAGCTGGCCAACATGTAGCAAGTGGAACAAAAAGCAATCTGATCCAGGCTCTTTCTTCTATACCTGCGATTAAAATGCTAGAATTAGGTGAATACTTTGTAGAG TATTTGGCTGTTGGATCTTTGCCAGAAAAGCTTCCCACGACATTCAATTGTTTAAGGAAACTCACAGTGGACATAGATCTTGGAGTTCTAGAGCAGACAATGGCAGCACTTTGCTTGTTTCAGAATGCCCCGAACTTAGAAGAACTTGAGTTATGG CAAGCATTAGAAGAAACTCCAATGGTCCCTGCTGGAAAATTCTGGAAATTGAATGTGGATCAGAGACTTCCATTCAAGCACCTTCGAAATGTGTGCCTCTATTATTTTTTGGACTTGGAAGCTCACTTTGAATTTGTGAAATTTGTACTCAGCACTGCACCGGGGCTTAAAAAAATGACTTTAAGAAGTCATGATTGCCCGGATGAGTCAAAAGTCCTGAGGAAGTTGCTGCAGTTTCCAAGAGCATCAAAGCAAGCTCAAGTCATGTATATATGA
- the LOC105032324 gene encoding F-box/FBD/LRR-repeat protein At1g13570 isoform X2, with amino-acid sequence MINMNNSQSERRARPALNLDMISSLPKDILDKILMCLPLRDAIQTSFLSRTWRHAWTSMPALLFIDDSIPSTGSNANFLSFVDRVLLLHNGPILKFHLVSSCCCEVAIDRWMLVLSRNGIQEFVFNSWYDERYKVPSTLFFCQELKHVGLSNCIFEPPQMFKGFSLLSSLKLNQTTLTDIGLENLVSSCPLLEILWLSNFNGCTHLKIHAPKLLALSIFGFFEDLHLQTPNLVVATLALDVKAGQHVASGTKSNLIQALSSIPAIKMLELGEYFVEYLAVGSLPEKLPTTFNCLRKLTVDIDLGVLEQTMAALCLFQNAPNLEELELWNFVGTCSKH; translated from the exons ATGATAAATATGAATAACTCACAATCTGAAAGGAGGGCTCGTCCTGCCCTAAATCTGGATATGATTAGCAGCCTGCCAAAAGATATTCTAGACAAAATCCTCATGTGTTTACCACTGAGGGATGCCATTCAGACAAGCTTCTTATCAAGGACGTGGAGGCATGCATGGACTTCAATGCCAGCATTGCTGTTTATTGATGACTCTATTCCATCTACTGGTTCGAATGCCAATTTTCTCTCATTTGTCGATCGGGTTCTCTTACTCCATAATGGCCCAATCCTGAAGTTTCATCTTGTGAGTAGTTGCTGTTGCGAGGTGGCTATTGATCGATGGATGCTTGTCTTATCAAGAAATGGTATTCAAGAGTTTGTCTTCAATTCATGGTATGATGAGAGGTACAAGGTTCCTTCTACTCtattcttttgccaagaattgaAACATGTGGGGCTGTCTAATTGTATATTTGAACCGCCTCAAATGTTCAAAGGCTTTAGCTTGTTAAGTTCTCTGAAACTCAACCAGACTACACTCACTGACATTGGATTAGAGAACTTGGTTTCAAGCTGCCCACTTTTGGAGATTTTGTGGCTATCAAACTTCAATGGGTGTACTCATCTCAAGATTCATGCGCCAAAGCTCCTAGCATTGAGTATTTTTGGTTTCTTTGAAGATCTCCATCTACAAACTCCAAATTTGGTTGTTGCAACCCTTGCACTAGATGTAAAAGCTGGCCAACATGTAGCAAGTGGAACAAAAAGCAATCTGATCCAGGCTCTTTCTTCTATACCTGCGATTAAAATGCTAGAATTAGGTGAATACTTTGTAGAG TATTTGGCTGTTGGATCTTTGCCAGAAAAGCTTCCCACGACATTCAATTGTTTAAGGAAACTCACAGTGGACATAGATCTTGGAGTTCTAGAGCAGACAATGGCAGCACTTTGCTTGTTTCAGAATGCCCCGAACTTAGAAGAACTTGAGTTATGG AACTTTGTCGGCACATGCAGCAAGCATTAG